The Nitrosomonas sp. sh817 genome includes a window with the following:
- a CDS encoding DUF2784 domain-containing protein, translating to MINGQTAKRADEVTPDHVLIAHFLYVLFVAGSLPVIWIGAWLKFRFVANPWFRYLHLAAILLVVAESLLGIACPLTVWENNLRQIETEAGFIQYWLHLIIFYQVPETVLTAVYIAFAALVAMTFKWVPPRRNNNN from the coding sequence TTGATCAACGGTCAGACTGCAAAACGGGCGGATGAAGTGACGCCCGATCATGTTTTGATAGCGCATTTTCTGTACGTGTTGTTTGTCGCCGGGAGTTTGCCGGTCATCTGGATTGGCGCCTGGCTGAAGTTCCGGTTTGTGGCAAATCCCTGGTTTCGTTATCTGCATCTTGCCGCTATTTTATTGGTTGTGGCCGAGTCGTTGCTTGGCATTGCTTGCCCGCTAACTGTTTGGGAAAACAACTTGCGTCAAATCGAGACAGAAGCCGGTTTCATTCAGTACTGGCTTCATCTCATCATTTTTTATCAGGTGCCCGAAACGGTGCTGACCGCGGTTTATATCGCTTTTGCCGCTTTGGTGGCGATGACTTTCAAATGGGTTCCGCCGAGACGCAATAACAATAATTAG
- a CDS encoding BON domain-containing protein — MTQLTANHRFIVLFLSLQVFFSSGCASTPKYEGSREQFGDIVITAKVHEAIIDELSLRPFDINVRTIKGVVELSGFVNSREDMDKAIAIARKVDGIKLIKNDMRTYGTGDY; from the coding sequence ATGACACAGCTCACAGCAAATCATCGTTTCATCGTTTTATTCTTGTCGCTGCAAGTATTTTTTTCCTCCGGTTGCGCATCCACTCCGAAATATGAGGGCAGCCGCGAGCAATTCGGCGATATCGTCATTACCGCCAAGGTGCACGAAGCCATTATCGACGAACTGTCCTTAAGACCTTTCGATATCAATGTCAGAACCATCAAAGGCGTCGTGGAATTGAGCGGCTTTGTCAATTCCAGAGAGGATATGGATAAAGCCATCGCCATTGCGCGCAAGGTCGATGGTATCAAGCTGATCAAAAACGATATGCGGACATATGGGACCGGTGATTATTGA
- the dsbD gene encoding protein-disulfide reductase DsbD: MRLIHLLLLLSLLFCAPAFAQESGSFSLLQKLQGLGINLGQSNPQELLPPDEAFKISVEVRDGQTLIAHLTPAKDYYLYRDKITFEPKQEGLTVEKVTLPPGQMKDDMTFGQMEVYFNPIQAVISLKREDSASEQPLTLEAGYQGCNEPVGVCYAPIHKVIELTLPAVTAAIGAVADAVSNPATAAPADAIAELFQTPSRAPAIETESYKIERMFETGDYWLILSGFFGIGLLLSFTPCVFPMFPILSGIIANRGKHVTKQHGFILALAYVLGMAITYAIAGVAAGLSGAMLSAALQNAWVLGSFAVIFVVLSFSMFGFYELQLPGSLQTKLSEEAGHLKGGHLTSVFGMGALSALIVGPCVAAPLAGALLYISQTRDVVLGGSALFVMALGMGVPLLLLGTSAGALLPKAGPWMESIKRFFGVLLLAVALWIVSPVINDVVYMSLWAALLIISAIYLHAIDPLPERATGLQKFLKGIGVIALLIGVAMLAGVLSGSRDVLQPLSKFGIANSSVNTAELTAAGHPSLPFQRVKNLGELDEQIKRSKDKYVMVRFHADWCVSCKEMDRFTFSDAKVQARLKDVVLLEVDVTGGTPDDTALLKRFKLFGPPGILFIDRQGRDVPDIKVIGFLNHNDFLTVLNAVLI; this comes from the coding sequence ATGCGATTAATTCACCTATTGTTACTGTTATCGTTGTTGTTTTGCGCCCCTGCATTTGCGCAGGAAAGCGGTTCTTTCAGCCTATTGCAGAAATTGCAGGGATTGGGCATCAATCTCGGGCAAAGCAATCCGCAGGAGCTGCTGCCGCCGGACGAAGCATTCAAAATATCGGTGGAAGTGCGCGATGGCCAGACGCTGATTGCTCATCTGACACCGGCCAAGGATTATTACCTGTACCGCGACAAGATTACTTTTGAGCCGAAACAGGAAGGTTTGACCGTCGAGAAGGTGACGTTACCGCCGGGTCAAATGAAAGATGACATGACCTTTGGTCAAATGGAAGTTTATTTCAACCCGATTCAAGCGGTGATTTCGTTGAAACGGGAGGATTCCGCCAGTGAACAGCCGTTGACACTGGAAGCCGGTTATCAGGGTTGTAACGAACCGGTCGGCGTGTGTTACGCGCCGATTCATAAAGTCATTGAATTGACCCTGCCGGCGGTTACCGCGGCGATCGGCGCTGTTGCCGATGCCGTCAGTAATCCGGCAACGGCTGCACCAGCCGATGCAATCGCGGAATTGTTCCAAACGCCATCGCGCGCGCCAGCTATCGAAACCGAATCCTACAAAATCGAGCGGATGTTTGAAACCGGTGATTACTGGCTGATTCTGAGCGGATTTTTCGGCATTGGTTTGCTGTTGTCGTTTACGCCGTGCGTGTTTCCGATGTTTCCGATTTTGTCGGGGATCATTGCCAACCGTGGCAAGCATGTGACCAAGCAGCATGGTTTTATTCTGGCGCTGGCGTATGTGCTCGGCATGGCGATTACTTATGCCATTGCCGGTGTGGCGGCCGGATTGTCGGGCGCGATGTTGTCCGCTGCGCTGCAGAATGCTTGGGTTTTAGGTTCTTTTGCGGTGATTTTCGTGGTGCTGTCGTTTTCGATGTTCGGTTTTTATGAATTGCAACTGCCGGGGTCACTGCAAACCAAATTGTCCGAGGAAGCCGGACATCTGAAAGGCGGGCACTTGACCAGCGTATTCGGCATGGGTGCGCTATCGGCCCTAATTGTCGGGCCTTGCGTTGCAGCGCCGCTGGCGGGCGCATTGCTCTATATCAGTCAGACTCGCGATGTCGTGCTGGGCGGCTCGGCATTATTTGTCATGGCGCTGGGCATGGGCGTGCCGCTGCTGTTGCTCGGCACATCGGCGGGGGCGTTGCTGCCTAAGGCGGGACCGTGGATGGAGTCGATCAAGCGCTTTTTCGGCGTGCTGCTGTTGGCGGTTGCGCTCTGGATTGTCTCGCCGGTTATCAACGATGTCGTGTACATGTCGCTTTGGGCGGCGTTGCTGATCATATCCGCTATCTACTTGCATGCGATCGATCCTTTGCCGGAGCGGGCGACGGGGCTGCAGAAATTCCTTAAAGGTATTGGTGTGATCGCATTGCTGATCGGTGTGGCGATGTTGGCCGGTGTTTTATCTGGCAGCCGCGATGTGCTGCAGCCGCTCTCCAAATTCGGTATCGCCAATAGCAGCGTGAATACCGCGGAATTGACAGCCGCCGGACACCCGTCGTTGCCGTTTCAGCGGGTAAAAAACCTCGGGGAACTCGATGAGCAAATTAAACGTTCCAAGGACAAATACGTCATGGTGCGGTTTCATGCCGATTGGTGTGTTTCTTGCAAGGAAATGGATCGCTTCACCTTTTCCGATGCCAAAGTGCAAGCCCGATTGAAAGACGTGGTGCTGCTGGAAGTCGACGTGACCGGCGGGACACCGGATGATACCGCGCTGCTCAAACGCTTTAAGCTGTTCGGGCCGCCGGGTATTTTATTTATTGATCGTCAAGGCCGCGATGTACCGGACATCAAAGTCATTGGATTCCTCAACCATAACGATTTCCTGACGGTGCTGAATGCGGTGCTGATTTGA
- a CDS encoding carbohydrate kinase yields the protein MTSIQAETVLLFGEVLADIFDDRKVFGGAPFNVARHLQAFGLHPVLITRIGNDELRRELLAVIKDAGMDDVGIQLDVSHPTGQVMVHMEGRKHRFEILPEQAYDYIHAGITHMITLAVRPQLIYFGTLAQRSAKSAQALGALIRSSNAPRLLDINLRKPWYDAPTIERSLRRANLLKINLEEMEILTSLFRLSSKNPIQNADALIRCFGLDSVLVTCGEQGAWQLDNEGKIESVEGSASSQPLVDTVGAGDGFAAVYILGILRGWPATLALSRANIFAAALCEIRGAIPDSPDFYEPFIRDWKI from the coding sequence ATGACATCTATTCAAGCAGAAACAGTTTTATTGTTCGGTGAAGTGCTGGCAGATATATTCGATGACCGGAAAGTATTTGGAGGTGCGCCGTTCAATGTCGCACGCCACCTGCAAGCATTTGGATTGCATCCAGTACTGATAACGCGCATTGGAAACGACGAGCTTCGCCGTGAATTACTTGCGGTGATAAAGGATGCCGGTATGGATGATGTCGGTATACAGCTTGATGTTTCTCATCCGACTGGTCAAGTGATGGTACACATGGAAGGACGCAAACACCGCTTTGAAATTCTGCCGGAACAAGCGTATGACTACATCCATGCGGGCATAACGCATATGATTACCTTGGCTGTGCGTCCGCAACTGATATATTTTGGCACCTTGGCCCAGCGCAGCGCAAAATCCGCCCAGGCCTTGGGCGCGTTGATCCGCAGCAGCAACGCGCCGCGTTTACTGGATATCAATTTACGGAAACCTTGGTATGACGCACCTACGATAGAGCGTTCTCTGAGACGTGCAAACCTGCTAAAAATAAATCTGGAAGAGATGGAGATACTGACATCTCTATTCCGGTTATCCAGTAAAAATCCAATACAAAATGCTGATGCATTGATTAGATGTTTTGGTCTGGACAGCGTTTTGGTTACATGTGGCGAACAAGGCGCTTGGCAACTCGACAACGAAGGTAAGATAGAAAGTGTCGAAGGATCCGCATCTTCACAACCACTGGTGGATACGGTCGGTGCGGGGGATGGTTTTGCCGCTGTTTACATCCTGGGCATATTACGCGGTTGGCCGGCTACGCTTGCCTTATCGCGCGCCAATATCTTTGCTGCTGCTTTGTGCGAAATTCGAGGAGCGATTCCGGATTCTCCAGATTTTTACGAACCGTTCATAAGGGATTGGAAGATATGA
- the typA gene encoding translational GTPase TypA, protein MSRPIRNIAIIAHVDHGKTTMVDKLLHQAGTFAAHQQVSERVMDSNDIERERGITILAKNCAIDYEGVHINIVDTPGHADFGGEVERVLSMVDGVLLLVDAVEGPMPQTRFVTKKALAQGLRPIVVINKVDRPGARAGWVVDQTFDLFDKLGASDEQLDFPVVYASALNGFATLDQDKPSTDMRPLFDTILSHVPAPTGNPDEPLQLQISALDYSSFVGRIGIGRIHRGKLKAGQEVMVLAGDKPAKKAKVNQVLGFRGLERIQLKEALAGDIVLINGVEELSIGATLADVDQPEALPMLAVDEPTLTMTFQVNTSPFAGQEGKFVTSRQLRERLEKELLTNVALRMEETNETDSFLISGRGELHLTILLENMRREGYELAVSRPHVVIREIDGVKCEPFEMLTVDVDEANQGAVMEALGARRGDLQDMVSDAKGRVRLDYRIPARGLIGFQSEFMTMTRGTGLMSHVFDEFAPMRPEIPPRRNGVLISAEQGEAVAYALWKLQDRGRMFVSPGDRLYEGMVIGIHTRDNDLVVNPIKGKQLTNIRASGTDEAVTLIPPIQLTLESAIEFIADDELVEITPKTIRIRKRFLLEHERKRASRAAA, encoded by the coding sequence ATGTCTCGTCCGATCCGCAATATCGCCATCATCGCGCACGTTGACCATGGTAAAACCACCATGGTCGACAAGCTCCTGCACCAAGCCGGCACCTTCGCCGCACATCAACAAGTTTCCGAGCGCGTGATGGATTCCAACGATATTGAGCGCGAACGCGGCATTACCATTTTAGCCAAGAATTGCGCCATCGACTATGAAGGGGTGCATATCAACATCGTCGATACCCCCGGCCACGCTGATTTCGGCGGTGAAGTAGAGCGCGTGCTGTCGATGGTCGACGGCGTATTGCTGCTGGTCGATGCCGTGGAAGGTCCGATGCCGCAAACCCGGTTTGTGACCAAAAAAGCTCTGGCGCAAGGATTGCGCCCAATTGTGGTCATCAACAAAGTCGACCGTCCGGGCGCACGTGCCGGTTGGGTGGTCGATCAAACCTTCGATCTGTTCGATAAACTCGGCGCCAGCGATGAACAGCTCGATTTTCCGGTGGTGTATGCTTCCGCGTTGAACGGCTTTGCAACTTTGGATCAAGACAAGCCCAGCACGGATATGCGGCCGTTGTTCGATACCATTCTCAGCCACGTGCCCGCGCCCACCGGTAACCCCGATGAACCGTTGCAACTGCAAATCAGCGCGCTGGATTATTCCAGCTTCGTCGGACGCATCGGTATCGGCCGCATTCACCGCGGCAAACTGAAAGCCGGTCAGGAAGTGATGGTACTCGCGGGCGATAAACCGGCGAAAAAAGCCAAAGTCAATCAAGTGCTCGGTTTCCGCGGTCTGGAGCGGATACAACTGAAAGAAGCCTTGGCGGGCGACATTGTGCTGATCAACGGCGTGGAAGAACTGAGCATCGGCGCGACGCTGGCCGATGTCGACCAGCCCGAAGCGCTGCCGATGCTGGCGGTGGACGAACCGACCCTGACCATGACATTCCAGGTCAATACCTCGCCGTTTGCCGGCCAGGAAGGCAAGTTCGTCACCAGCCGCCAATTGCGCGAACGCCTGGAAAAAGAATTGCTGACCAACGTTGCGCTGCGCATGGAAGAAACCAATGAAACCGATTCGTTCCTGATTTCCGGCCGTGGCGAATTGCACCTGACTATTCTGCTGGAAAACATGCGCCGCGAAGGTTATGAACTGGCTGTTTCCCGTCCGCACGTGGTGATCCGCGAAATCGACGGCGTCAAATGCGAGCCGTTTGAAATGCTCACCGTCGACGTTGACGAAGCCAATCAAGGCGCGGTAATGGAAGCATTGGGCGCGCGCCGTGGCGATTTGCAAGACATGGTGTCGGATGCCAAAGGCCGTGTGCGGCTGGATTACCGCATTCCAGCGCGCGGCTTGATCGGTTTCCAATCGGAATTCATGACCATGACGCGCGGCACCGGTTTGATGAGCCACGTATTCGACGAATTCGCGCCGATGCGCCCGGAAATCCCGCCGCGCAGAAACGGCGTGCTGATTTCCGCCGAACAAGGTGAAGCCGTCGCGTATGCGCTGTGGAAACTGCAAGACCGCGGCCGCATGTTCGTCAGCCCCGGCGACCGTCTGTACGAAGGCATGGTGATCGGCATCCATACCCGCGATAACGATTTGGTCGTGAATCCGATCAAGGGCAAGCAACTGACCAACATCCGCGCTTCGGGAACCGATGAAGCGGTGACATTAATCCCGCCGATTCAACTCACGCTGGAATCCGCGATTGAATTTATCGCCGACGATGAATTGGTGGAAATCACCCCGAAAACCATCCGTATCCGCAAACGCTTCTTGCTCGAACACGAACGCAAACGCGCCTCACGAGCAGCAGCATAA
- a CDS encoding ornithine cyclodeaminase family protein translates to MTNFQKPGNPPGILQESGDPSRGSNPRYLSADSLQSLQLNPREIAASIEHLLLGQKRQQAWNAPKAVITPPDGRYMMATLAAADDPPFLAVKALVLNPDNPQHGLPSINSLVTLLDSRSGLPLAVIDGNWITAVRTAGLSAVAAKRLARPDASIAAFIGCGVQARSHLQAFAALFPLTGVRAYARGPSRDSFCQTAENMRLTAIACQTAEEAIRDADLIVTSVTLSPQLVPFLDAHWLKPGAFVTMTDLAASWLRESMFVLDRIIVDDLEQESRMPKPLADPALVRGDLTGLVTGEALGRQSAGERTAFIFRGLALGDLAVAGLAYQRACEQLPDFPAE, encoded by the coding sequence ATGACAAATTTTCAAAAGCCTGGAAACCCGCCAGGAATCTTGCAGGAATCCGGCGACCCATCGCGCGGTTCAAATCCGCGATATTTATCGGCAGATTCTTTGCAATCTTTGCAGTTAAATCCCCGCGAAATCGCCGCCAGCATCGAACATTTATTGCTGGGGCAAAAGCGGCAGCAAGCCTGGAATGCACCCAAAGCGGTGATTACTCCGCCGGATGGCCGCTACATGATGGCGACGCTGGCGGCTGCGGACGATCCGCCGTTTCTCGCCGTCAAAGCATTGGTTTTGAATCCGGATAACCCGCAACATGGCTTACCTAGCATCAATTCGCTGGTGACGTTGCTCGATAGCCGCAGCGGCTTGCCGCTGGCGGTGATCGACGGCAATTGGATCACCGCGGTGCGCACCGCCGGTTTGAGCGCGGTTGCGGCGAAGCGGCTGGCTCGTCCGGATGCTTCGATCGCGGCATTCATCGGCTGCGGCGTGCAGGCGCGTAGTCATTTGCAAGCGTTTGCCGCATTATTTCCGCTCACCGGTGTTCGCGCCTACGCGCGCGGTCCGAGCCGCGATAGCTTTTGCCAAACCGCTGAAAACATGAGGTTAACCGCCATCGCTTGTCAAACAGCCGAGGAAGCGATCCGCGACGCGGATTTGATCGTCACTTCGGTGACATTATCGCCGCAATTGGTACCGTTTCTCGATGCGCATTGGTTGAAACCCGGCGCGTTTGTGACCATGACCGATCTGGCGGCGTCGTGGTTGCGGGAAAGCATGTTCGTGCTGGATCGCATTATCGTCGACGATCTGGAGCAGGAATCCCGTATGCCCAAGCCGCTGGCCGATCCGGCGCTGGTGCGCGGCGACCTGACGGGTTTGGTGACGGGCGAGGCGCTTGGCCGCCAGAGCGCCGGAGAAAGAACAGCGTTTATATTCCGCGGCCTGGCGCTGGGGGATCTGGCGGTAGCCGGATTGGCTTACCAACGTGCTTGCGAGCAGTTGCCGGATTTTCCGGCGGAATGA
- the cutA gene encoding divalent-cation tolerance protein CutA, protein MESVLIISNFPDHESADALAKALIDQHLAACVNLLSPCTSVYRWQDTIESAAEIPVLIKTRRQHYDRVEQLIKLMHPYELPEVIMVPILGGLPAYLQWITDETHLSD, encoded by the coding sequence ATGGAATCCGTACTGATCATTTCTAATTTTCCCGATCATGAGAGCGCCGATGCGTTGGCGAAAGCTCTGATTGATCAGCATTTGGCGGCTTGTGTCAATCTTTTGAGCCCCTGTACTTCGGTTTACCGCTGGCAGGATACCATTGAATCCGCGGCGGAGATTCCGGTGCTGATCAAAACCCGCCGCCAGCATTATGACCGGGTTGAACAGTTGATCAAGTTGATGCATCCTTATGAACTTCCGGAAGTGATTATGGTTCCTATATTGGGCGGATTACCTGCCTATCTGCAGTGGATAACCGACGAAACTCACTTATCAGACTAG
- a CDS encoding TlpA disulfide reductase family protein, producing MSKFKQIFLYFCVAVIALGAGSFFRSLLSDIYQTELTSEESQQGAKAILEASLPDLQGDDQAVSQWLGKVMVVNFWATWCTPCREEIPEFIEAQNKYGDQGLIFVGIAIDQPDKVKMFSQEFGINYPVLIGSFNTWSLLEAAGNRMSALPYTVVLNRSGEIVDTYLGRVNLKKLEKLVEPLLKQQPAPEQPAQS from the coding sequence ATGTCAAAATTTAAGCAAATTTTTTTGTATTTTTGTGTAGCTGTCATTGCACTGGGCGCGGGTTCGTTTTTTCGTTCATTGTTGTCGGATATTTATCAAACGGAATTAACCAGTGAGGAAAGTCAGCAAGGCGCCAAAGCGATTCTTGAAGCCAGTTTGCCCGATTTGCAAGGAGATGATCAGGCGGTCTCGCAATGGCTTGGCAAGGTCATGGTGGTAAATTTCTGGGCGACTTGGTGTACGCCCTGCCGTGAGGAAATCCCGGAGTTTATCGAAGCGCAGAACAAATACGGGGATCAAGGATTGATCTTTGTCGGCATCGCGATTGACCAGCCCGATAAAGTGAAAATGTTCAGCCAGGAGTTCGGTATCAATTATCCGGTTCTGATCGGAAGTTTTAATACCTGGTCGTTGCTCGAAGCCGCCGGAAACCGTATGTCCGCACTTCCTTATACGGTCGTTTTAAACCGTTCGGGTGAAATTGTTGACACCTATTTAGGCCGCGTGAATTTGAAAAAACTGGAAAAACTGGTTGAGCCGCTGTTGAAACAACAACCCGCACCCGAGCAACCGGCGCAGTCTTAA
- a CDS encoding Fic family protein has translation MPKKLTDDLNERIEAEIARHIEGVGIDALHAALAEIVSRRTLQRRLANLADLKRVFVSGKGPSLRYRQSQIIYARTHEPALVAASPGTEVDTPVSPEGEEIRRYVRQPRQQRAPVSYKQSFLEQYTPNSTAYLPESLRTQLHNLGRPSVTAADDAPAGTFARDILNRLLIDLSWASSQLEGNTYSRLDTERLIEYGQAAAGKDALETQMILNHKAAIEYLVRDTEHVGVNPETIIALHAFLSDGLMPDPATCGRLRNRPVEIGGSVYLPVALPQRIEELFGVVIEMAAEILDPFEQAFFLMVHLPYLQPFEDVNKRVSRLAANIPFIRHNLSPLSFIDVAAKDYIEALLGVYELNRVELLRDIFVRAYERSCQQYVAVRQQLVPPDAVRLCYRTQLSALVAAIVRSGAKADLAAIRAQVPGAVAEADRERFVALAVEEFQNLHSGNVIRFGLRPLEFAAWQEKNSGKN, from the coding sequence ATGCCCAAAAAACTGACTGATGATCTGAACGAGCGGATCGAAGCCGAGATTGCCCGGCACATCGAAGGCGTTGGTATCGACGCGCTGCATGCGGCATTGGCAGAGATAGTCAGCCGCCGTACGTTGCAGCGCCGTCTTGCAAACTTGGCCGATCTGAAAAGGGTGTTTGTTTCCGGTAAAGGCCCGAGTCTACGTTACCGCCAATCCCAAATAATCTACGCCCGGACACATGAACCGGCTTTAGTCGCAGCCTCGCCGGGCACCGAGGTTGATACCCCGGTATCGCCGGAAGGGGAAGAAATCAGGCGTTATGTGCGTCAGCCCCGGCAACAGCGGGCGCCGGTCAGTTACAAGCAGTCTTTCCTGGAGCAATATACCCCGAACAGTACGGCCTATCTCCCCGAATCCCTGCGCACGCAATTGCACAACCTCGGCCGTCCGTCCGTGACGGCGGCTGACGATGCTCCAGCGGGTACTTTTGCCCGCGACATTCTCAATCGTTTGTTGATCGATCTTTCCTGGGCCTCGTCGCAACTGGAGGGCAATACTTATTCGCGGCTCGATACCGAACGCCTCATCGAATACGGGCAAGCCGCCGCCGGTAAGGATGCGCTGGAAACCCAGATGATCCTCAATCACAAGGCGGCGATTGAATATCTGGTGCGTGATACCGAGCATGTGGGTGTTAATCCGGAAACCATCATTGCGTTGCATGCTTTTTTGTCGGATGGTCTCATGCCCGATCCGGCAACTTGTGGCCGCCTGCGTAACCGGCCGGTCGAAATCGGCGGCAGTGTTTATCTGCCGGTTGCCTTGCCCCAGCGTATCGAGGAGCTATTCGGCGTCGTTATCGAGATGGCGGCCGAAATTCTCGATCCCTTTGAGCAAGCTTTCTTCCTGATGGTGCATCTGCCCTACCTGCAACCGTTTGAGGATGTCAATAAACGCGTTTCCCGGCTGGCCGCCAACATTCCCTTCATCCGGCATAACCTCTCGCCACTATCCTTCATCGACGTCGCCGCGAAGGATTACATCGAAGCCCTGCTCGGCGTCTATGAGCTCAATCGCGTGGAATTGCTACGCGACATCTTCGTACGCGCCTACGAGCGTTCCTGCCAGCAATACGTCGCGGTGCGGCAGCAGCTGGTGCCGCCGGATGCTGTGCGCCTGTGCTATCGCACCCAGTTGTCAGCACTTGTCGCGGCTATTGTCCGCAGCGGCGCTAAAGCCGACTTAGCAGCGATCCGCGCCCAAGTACCCGGTGCCGTGGCCGAGGCCGATCGTGAACGTTTTGTCGCGCTGGCCGTGGAGGAATTTCAGAATCTTCATTCCGGTAATGTCATTCGATTCGGTCTGCGGCCGTTGGAATTTGCGGCATGGCAGGAAAAGAATAGCGGTAAAAATTGA